Below is a window of Geomonas oryzisoli DNA.
GGGGGATGGTGTACCGTCTGTCCGCAGCAGATTGTCATATGCCGGCAGCGCTAGACACGGGAACGGTATCTGCCGTCAACCCGTTCTACGTAGGCCGAATCGTGAGGCTGTTCATTGTTTTGCTCGATGGCACGGTCGCTGGAGCGGGTGAGGAACGACGGGGCCAGCCTGGAGCGGCTGTCCCAGCCGGGATGCTGCCGGTTGTCGGCGGGCGCCGCCGGGCCGGGGAGCATCCTGGCTGCCACCCCGGCGGCTACTGATGTCATTTCCGGAAATAGGGCATTGGCGGCGTGCAGCAGGCGGGCAGGCCAGTTGATGATCAGGCGGGCTTGGCCGTAGCGACATGCCTCGATGATCTTATGCGCCGCGGCCGGTGCCGCGGTGGAAAGCGCGGGGTTGGCGCCCGAAATGGCGAACCAGGCGAATTCTTTCTGGTGCTGTCCCTTGAAATTGGCATTGATATGGGAGCCCGTGCGCATGAGGCCGGGGGCGACGGTGGTGACGTAGATGCCATCCTTGGCGAGCTCGGCGCGGAAGCCGTCGGAGAGGCCGGTCAGGGCGAACTTGCCCATGGTGTAGGCCAAAAGGTGCGGCACCGCCACCAGCCCCCCTATCGAGGAGACGTTGACGATGCGCCCGCTCCTGCGCCGCTGCATGTGCGGCGCCACGGCGCGGATCATGTGGTAGGGCCCCCAGGCGTGCACGTCCATGGACTCCTGGAAGTCCTTCAGCTCCAGGTTTTCGAAAGGCGCAACCTGGATGACGCCGGCGACGTTGATCAGAACGTCGATACTGCGGCGCAGCTCGATAACGGCCGCCACGGCCTCCTCGACCTGCTGGCGCACCCCGATGTCGCAGGGGAAGGTGATCACATCGCCGCCGGCGCGGGCCAGCTCGGCGCGGGCGCGCTCCAACTCGTCAGGCCGGCGCGCCAAAAGCACCAGTCTCGCCCCTTCCTTGACCAACTGCCGGGCGATTTCGAGCCCGAGGCCCCGCGAGCCGCCGGCAATCACCACTGTCTTGCCCATAAAGTCGATGCGGCGCGCGCGGCGGCGCATGCTCCAGAGGAAAAAAGCGGCCCCGGCTCCCAACATCGCCAAGGCCAGCGAATTGCGACGGTCTGCAGATTTCATGAACGCTCCTTGTCAGGCTTCGGGGTTTTCGGCACCTGCCTTTGGTTGCCCCCCCTCCCGCAAATCCTTTAACCTCCGACGATGGTGCCGCCGTTGGGGTGCATGATCTGGCCGGTCATGTAGGCTCCGCCTTCCGAGGCGAGGAAGACGTAGCTGTGCGCCACCTCCACCGGCTGCCCGGCACGCTTGAGCGGCACCTCCGTACCGAACTTTTCCGTCTTCTCCTCGGGGAAGGTGCCGGGTATGAGCGGCGTCCAGATCGGCCCCGGCGCGACGCCGTTGACCAGTATCCCTTTCTCGGCCAGCGACAGTGCCAGCGACCGGGTAAAGGCGACGATGGCCCCCTTGGTGGACGAGTAGTCGAGCAGCATCGGGCTTCCCTTGAAGGCGGTGACCGAGGTGGTGTTGATGATGCGGGCGCCTTCCTTCAGGTGCTTGAGCGCCGCCTTGGTCAGGAAGAAGTAGGAGAAGATGTTGGTGCGGAAGGTCCGCTCCAGCTGTTCCGCCGAGATCTGCTCGAGGCTCTCGCAGTAGTGCTGCTCGGCGGCGTTGTTCACCAGGATGTCCAGCTTCCCGAAGGCCCCGATGGTCTTGCCGACGATGTCGATGCAGAGCTGCTCCTGCCCCACGTCGCCGCGAAAGGCGAGGCAGCGCACCCCCTCCCGCTCCACGATGTCGCGGGTCTCCCTGGCGTCCTGGTCCTCTTCGAGATAGGCGAAGGCGATGTTGGCGCCCTCCCGGGCGAAGGCGATGGCCACGGCGCGGCCGATGCCGCTGTCGCCCCCGGTGATGAGGGCGGTTTTCCCTTGGAGCTTGGCAGAGCCGCGGTATTCGAACTCGCCGCTTTGCGGTCTCGGTTTCATCTCGGCTTCGCTGGCCGGCTGCTCCTGGCGCTGGCGCGGGAACGGCTTTTCCTCTTGCGGGGTCATCTGTACCTCCTCCATGGTTTGCTGGTTCAAGTACGTCTGGAAAGCTTGACCTTGTTCCCCCCTCCCCTTGCGGGAGGGGGCTAGGGGGTGGGGGAAGCTGCCATCAATTTCCATGTCTTGCGGCTTCACCCACCCCCCGTCCCCCTCCCGGCAAGGGAGGGGGGGCTGCCAAGCTTTGCGGCTCAGCCGGCGCTTGCCTGTTCGGAGCCCGGTGTGGCTGCGGCTCCCTGAGCCTGAGGGTTCA
It encodes the following:
- a CDS encoding SDR family NAD(P)-dependent oxidoreductase: MKSADRRNSLALAMLGAGAAFFLWSMRRRARRIDFMGKTVVIAGGSRGLGLEIARQLVKEGARLVLLARRPDELERARAELARAGGDVITFPCDIGVRQQVEEAVAAVIELRRSIDVLINVAGVIQVAPFENLELKDFQESMDVHAWGPYHMIRAVAPHMQRRRSGRIVNVSSIGGLVAVPHLLAYTMGKFALTGLSDGFRAELAKDGIYVTTVAPGLMRTGSHINANFKGQHQKEFAWFAISGANPALSTAAPAAAHKIIEACRYGQARLIINWPARLLHAANALFPEMTSVAAGVAARMLPGPAAPADNRQHPGWDSRSRLAPSFLTRSSDRAIEQNNEQPHDSAYVERVDGRYRSRV
- a CDS encoding SDR family oxidoreductase, coding for MTPQEEKPFPRQRQEQPASEAEMKPRPQSGEFEYRGSAKLQGKTALITGGDSGIGRAVAIAFAREGANIAFAYLEEDQDARETRDIVEREGVRCLAFRGDVGQEQLCIDIVGKTIGAFGKLDILVNNAAEQHYCESLEQISAEQLERTFRTNIFSYFFLTKAALKHLKEGARIINTTSVTAFKGSPMLLDYSSTKGAIVAFTRSLALSLAEKGILVNGVAPGPIWTPLIPGTFPEEKTEKFGTEVPLKRAGQPVEVAHSYVFLASEGGAYMTGQIMHPNGGTIVGG